From a region of the Danio aesculapii chromosome 4, fDanAes4.1, whole genome shotgun sequence genome:
- the rsph9 gene encoding radial spoke head protein 9 homolog produces the protein MDSDSLHYSLDLAAANGLTLSSEQRAALQSSLLIVKRNYKFSRVLFWGKILGIKCDYFIAQGVEDDELKNRKSLYSLNCIDWHLLPPATEPMIADVALAAAGRFTGDPSHEYEHTETRTEGEGDEATHDEVTVKVIEASRLAAIVSNIDKDVSVVPRGAFIKSPNGKVQTNRSFGGLHPTEAAKLRNYLHFREPVNLKNKSILEMSELNPALDFLDPLSEDILKGSWSLQLDRGGTVCVLRSLLWLGLTFFHVPQTPQHGYIYMGDGLMNLDLPFML, from the exons ATGGACTCTGATTCTCTGCATTACTCTCTGGATTTAGCTGCTGCTAATGGTTTGACTCTGAGCAGTGAACAGAGGGCCGCTCTTCAATCCTCTCTGCTTATAGTCAAGAGAAATTACAAGTTCAGCCGGGTTTTGTTTTGGGGAAAGATTTTGGGGataaaatgtgactattttatTGCACAAGGAGTTGAAGATGATGAACTGAAGAACAGAAAGTCCCTGTATAG TTTAAACTGCATAGATTGGCACCTGCTCCCCCCAGCCACCGAGCCGATGATTGCAGATGTGGCGTTAGCAGCAGCGGGACGATTCACAGGCGACCCGTCCCATGAGTACGAGCACACAGAGACCCGCACAGAGGGCGAGGGGGACGAGGCTACACATGATGAGGTCACG GTGAAAGTGATTGAAGCGAGTAGACTGGCTGCAATCGTGTCCAACATCGATAAAGATGTGTCTGTTGTGCCACGTGGTGCATTCATCAAGAGTCCCAATGGCAAAGTGCAGACAAACCGAAGCTTTGGAG GCCTTCATCCCACTGAGGCTGCAAAACTGCGCAACTACCTGCACTTCCGTGAGCCGGTTAacctgaagaacaaatccatcttGGAAATGTCTGAACTTAATCCTGCTCTTGACTTCCTAGATCCTTTGAGCGAAGACATTCTCAAAG GATCATGGAGCCTGCAGCTTGATCGGGGCGGCACTGTGTGTGTATTACGAAGTTTGTTATGGCTGGGTCTCACCTTCTTCCATGTTCCCCAGACTCCTCAACATGGGTACATATACATGGGAGATGGACTCATGAATCTTGATCTGCCCTTCATGTTATAG
- the mrps18a gene encoding 39S ribosomal protein S18a, mitochondrial — protein sequence MAARCVLQSARTAVRSAQNTLNKSTALFQRIPEFSQHPFLGITPCRGLRHVAEKKEGKTTIIEGIIETKTEQPQPPNPTASCPIYRWNLQNKYNYTDVLLLSQFIRSDGGLLPRHITGLCAQEHNKIAICVQMAHRAGLLPDHRPRLPEGHVPKPKPHPPLNRYLTRYSVSSVKPIYWTGLKWCKNRMVVGHPALKNNVRYHPKPWYIKH from the exons ATGGCGGCGCGCTGTGTTTTGCAGTCTGCAAGGACAGCGGTGAGGTCCGCTCAAAACACTCTCAATAAAAGCACGGCTTTATTTCAGAGAATACCGGAGTTTTCACAGCATCCGTTTTTGGGGATTACGCCGTGTCGCGGTCTTAGACATG TGGCAGAGAAGAAGGAAGGCAAAACAACCATT ATTGAGGGTATCATAGAGACTAAAACTGAACAACCACAGCCCCCTAATCCCACGGCCTCCTGTCCCATCTACAGATGGAACCTACAGAACAAGTACAACTACACT GATGTGCTGTTACTCAGTCAGTTCATTCGCTCAGATGGAGGGTTACTCCCTCGGCACATTACAGGCCTCTGCGCTCAGGAACATAACAAGATAGCAATTTGTGTACAGATGGCCCATCGTGCAG GTCTCCTACCAGATCACAGGCCCCGCTTACCTGAAGGCCATGTTCCCAAACCTAAACCACATCCCCCTCTCAACCG GTACCTGACGCGGTACTCTGTGAGTTCTGTGAAGCCTATCTACTGGACAGGGCTGAAGTGGTGTAAGAATAGAATGGTTGTTGGACACCCTGCCCTGAAAAACAATGTCAGATACCACCCCAAACCCTGGTACATAAAGCACTGA